From Micromonospora rhizosphaerae, the proteins below share one genomic window:
- a CDS encoding FAD-dependent oxidoreductase encodes MLPESTDVLVVGAGPVGLATAVTLALRGVEVTLVDQAEQSPLTSRAAVVHAYTLEVLDRIGVAASLVERGVRAPRFTVRDGDRTLLVARFDTLPTRYPYALMVPQSVTEAVLTERLTALGGRVLRPHRLTELSRDDTGALARFADGSTVRARYVVGADGMHSTVRGLAGIGFRGPADGGESFTLADIRIDSPLPRDEVVLFFDRRGMLVWAPLPDGVVRVVAAVDDAPEHPDVPFVQALLDRRGPRRPGRITEVLWGSRFRVHHRVADTFRVGPVLLAGDAGHVHSPAGGQGMNLGLRDAVALGTALGDVVAGGSDALLDAYAAQRRPAAEEVVRFAGRLTRLATVPQTRRPARNLLLRLLSAVPAARHRLAMRLSGLEQRAAG; translated from the coding sequence ATGCTGCCCGAAAGCACGGACGTCCTGGTGGTCGGGGCCGGACCGGTCGGCCTTGCGACCGCGGTGACCCTCGCCCTGCGAGGTGTCGAGGTGACGCTGGTCGACCAGGCGGAACAGTCCCCGCTGACCTCCCGCGCCGCCGTCGTGCACGCGTACACCCTGGAGGTGCTGGACCGGATCGGGGTCGCCGCATCGCTGGTCGAGCGCGGGGTACGGGCGCCGCGGTTCACCGTCCGCGACGGCGACCGGACGCTGCTCGTCGCCCGGTTCGACACACTGCCGACCCGCTACCCGTACGCGCTCATGGTGCCGCAGTCGGTCACCGAGGCGGTGCTCACCGAGCGGCTGACCGCGCTTGGCGGCCGGGTGCTGCGGCCGCACCGGTTGACCGAGCTGAGCCGGGACGACACCGGCGCGCTGGCCCGCTTCGCCGACGGCAGCACCGTCCGCGCCCGGTACGTGGTCGGTGCCGACGGCATGCACAGTACGGTCCGGGGGCTGGCCGGCATCGGCTTCAGGGGCCCGGCGGACGGCGGCGAGTCGTTCACCCTGGCCGACATCCGGATCGACAGCCCGCTGCCCCGTGACGAGGTGGTGCTCTTCTTCGACCGGCGGGGAATGCTGGTCTGGGCGCCGCTGCCGGACGGCGTGGTGCGGGTGGTGGCGGCGGTGGACGACGCCCCCGAGCACCCCGACGTGCCGTTCGTCCAAGCCCTGCTCGACCGGCGCGGACCGCGCCGACCGGGGCGGATCACCGAGGTGCTGTGGGGCTCCCGGTTCCGGGTGCACCACCGCGTCGCCGACACCTTCCGGGTCGGGCCGGTGCTGCTCGCGGGCGACGCCGGGCACGTGCACAGCCCGGCCGGCGGGCAGGGCATGAATCTCGGCCTGCGCGATGCGGTCGCCCTCGGCACCGCCCTCGGCGACGTGGTCGCCGGCGGCTCCGACGCCCTGCTCGACGCCTACGCCGCGCAGCGCCGTCCAGCCGCCGAGGAGGTGGTCCGCTTCGCCGGCCGCCTCACCCGGCTGGCCACCGTCCCGCAGACCCGACGGCCGGCCCGCAACCTGCTGCTCCGGCTGCTCTCCGCCGTGCCGGCGGCCCGGCACCGGCTGGCCATGCGACTGTCCGGGCTGGAGCAGCGGGCCGCCGGTTAG
- a CDS encoding VanZ family protein, producing MAQVWRDWGPVLVAVLAGLPVAALLTGVLAAGRRDARPIGERWRRSVAEVGAVAGTVPWVWMILTPRPAPRQVDLVPLRDLADLLVGPPATVVVQVVGNLLVFAALGFFAPVRFAALAGVGRLFLLGAAGSVLVESLQYLLDLGRVSSVDDVLLNAAGAALAGLLSRPGWAGRRSAPARLPAASATPRP from the coding sequence ATGGCGCAGGTGTGGCGCGACTGGGGGCCGGTGCTGGTCGCGGTGCTGGCCGGGCTGCCGGTCGCGGCCCTGCTCACCGGCGTACTGGCCGCCGGTCGGCGGGACGCCCGGCCGATCGGGGAACGGTGGCGGCGCAGCGTCGCCGAGGTGGGCGCGGTGGCGGGGACCGTCCCCTGGGTGTGGATGATCCTCACGCCCCGCCCGGCGCCGCGGCAGGTCGACCTCGTGCCCCTGCGCGACCTGGCCGACCTGCTGGTCGGGCCGCCGGCCACCGTCGTGGTGCAGGTGGTCGGCAACCTGCTGGTCTTCGCCGCGCTGGGCTTCTTCGCCCCGGTACGCTTCGCCGCCCTGGCCGGTGTCGGCCGGCTCTTCCTGCTCGGCGCGGCGGGCTCGGTGCTGGTCGAGTCGTTGCAGTACCTGCTCGACCTCGGGCGGGTCTCCTCGGTCGACGACGTGCTGCTCAACGCCGCGGGCGCAGCGCTGGCCGGCCTGCTGTCCCGACCGGGGTGGGCGGGGCGGCGGTCGGCTCCGGCGCGGCTGCCCGCAGCGTCCGCCACGCCCCGACCGTGA
- a CDS encoding MFS transporter, which produces MTAPVLGRDFRLLWSAAVSSRFGDSLRTPALALLAATLTRDPRAIAAVTVAGQLPPLLLGLLGGAYADRWDRRRTMAAVDGLRAGVVAALAVLVATGRAGVAALAAAALLLATLGTVFDAASFAVLPSLVAPAALPTANGRLQAGTAVAGGFLGAPLAGVLFALSAALPFTLDALTFAAAALLTLSLPPARVPRSCSCGGDKPAGDRQKVNHNCKIGGRSGGVWREAWEGVRWVRRDRVLWGITLLTAGSNLAISGLMAVLVLYALEVLRVPAAGYGLFAAGAVVGGLVGALAAGRLAGRFGTVPALRGVLAVQTLALTGFALARHPLPGGLALACFAAGTTIWNSLWASYGQRQVPAELLGRVGAAQRVVGRASAPIGAAVVGFAGQAYGVAPVGWAAAAIFAVVTVGAWRTLRAAAPEPTAAPPTPVGTAGRPALRPRR; this is translated from the coding sequence ATGACCGCTCCCGTACTCGGCCGCGACTTCCGGCTGCTGTGGTCCGCCGCCGTTTCCTCCCGGTTCGGCGACTCCCTGCGTACGCCGGCACTGGCCCTGCTGGCCGCCACGCTGACCCGCGACCCCCGGGCGATCGCCGCGGTGACAGTCGCCGGGCAGCTCCCGCCGCTGCTGCTCGGTCTGCTCGGCGGCGCTTACGCCGACCGCTGGGACCGCCGCCGCACGATGGCGGCCGTGGACGGGCTGCGGGCCGGCGTGGTGGCCGCCCTGGCCGTGCTGGTCGCCACCGGCCGGGCCGGCGTGGCGGCGCTGGCGGCGGCCGCCCTCCTGCTCGCCACTCTCGGCACCGTCTTCGACGCGGCCTCCTTCGCCGTGCTCCCGTCCCTGGTCGCCCCGGCCGCCCTGCCCACCGCGAACGGCCGCCTCCAGGCCGGCACCGCGGTGGCCGGCGGCTTCCTCGGCGCCCCCCTCGCCGGCGTGCTCTTCGCCCTCTCGGCAGCCCTCCCCTTCACCCTCGACGCCCTCACCTTCGCCGCCGCCGCCCTCCTCACCCTCTCCCTCCCCCCCGCCCGAGTCCCCCGATCTTGCAGTTGCGGTGGGGACAAACCGGCTGGTGACCGGCAAAAGGTCAACCACAACTGCAAGATCGGCGGGAGAAGCGGGGGCGTGTGGCGGGAGGCGTGGGAGGGGGTGCGGTGGGTGCGCAGGGACCGGGTGTTGTGGGGGATCACGCTGCTCACGGCGGGGTCGAACCTGGCGATCAGCGGGTTGATGGCGGTGCTGGTGCTGTACGCGCTGGAGGTGCTGCGGGTGCCGGCGGCCGGGTACGGGCTCTTCGCGGCCGGGGCGGTGGTCGGCGGCCTGGTCGGCGCGCTCGCCGCGGGACGCCTCGCCGGCCGGTTCGGCACCGTGCCCGCGCTGCGCGGCGTGCTGGCCGTGCAGACCCTGGCGTTGACCGGGTTCGCGCTGGCCCGGCACCCGCTGCCCGGCGGCCTCGCGCTGGCCTGCTTCGCCGCCGGCACCACCATCTGGAACAGCCTCTGGGCCTCGTACGGCCAGCGGCAGGTACCGGCGGAGCTGCTCGGCCGGGTCGGCGCGGCGCAGCGGGTGGTCGGGCGGGCCAGCGCGCCGATCGGGGCGGCGGTCGTCGGGTTCGCCGGGCAGGCGTACGGGGTGGCGCCGGTGGGCTGGGCCGCGGCCGCGATCTTCGCCGTGGTCACGGTCGGGGCGTGGCGGACGCTGCGGGCAGCCGCGCCGGAGCCGACCGCCGCCCCGCCCACCCCGGTCGGGACAGCAGGCCGGCCAGCGCTGCGCCCGCGGCGTTGA
- a CDS encoding TetR/AcrR family transcriptional regulator, with protein MAVEQQARGAANGTNGAGRRRSRRDEILEIAVGLFAARGYHGVSMDDIGAAAGVTGPALYHHFAGKEAMLAAALIPVSEGLLAGGRERAANHPNDPRGTLESLIDFHVDFALANPAVIALHLHELDRLPDEPRRRIRRLQRLYVEEWVTVLTALHPGLPDGEARVLAHAAFGLMNSTPFLGGEVDRRRRAELLRGATLAALLAPTDPA; from the coding sequence GTGGCGGTGGAACAGCAGGCGCGCGGCGCGGCGAACGGCACGAACGGTGCGGGCCGACGGCGGTCCCGGCGGGACGAGATCCTGGAGATCGCGGTCGGCCTCTTCGCCGCCCGCGGCTACCACGGCGTGTCGATGGACGACATCGGCGCCGCCGCGGGGGTCACCGGTCCGGCCCTCTACCACCACTTCGCCGGCAAGGAGGCCATGCTCGCCGCCGCGCTGATCCCGGTCAGCGAGGGGCTGCTCGCCGGCGGCCGGGAGCGGGCCGCCAACCACCCGAACGACCCGCGCGGGACGCTCGAGTCGCTGATCGACTTCCACGTCGACTTCGCGCTGGCCAACCCAGCGGTGATCGCCCTGCACCTGCACGAGCTGGACCGTCTCCCCGACGAGCCGCGCCGGCGGATCCGCCGGCTTCAGCGGCTCTACGTCGAGGAGTGGGTGACCGTGCTGACCGCGCTGCACCCGGGCCTGCCCGACGGCGAGGCGCGAGTGCTCGCCCACGCCGCCTTCGGTCTGATGAACTCGACCCCGTTTCTCGGTGGCGAGGTGGACCGACGCCGCCGGGCCGAGCTGCTGCGCGGCGCGACGCTCGCCGCCCTGCTGGCGCCCACCGATCCGGCCTGA